The proteins below come from a single Leishmania infantum JPCM5 genome chromosome 6 genomic window:
- a CDS encoding putative 60S ribosomal protein L19 — translation MVSLKLQARLASSILGCGRARVWLDPNEAVEIQNANSRKSVRKLIKDGFIIRKPVKVHSRARWRKMKEAKDMGRHNGVGRREGSREARMPSKELWMRRLRILRRLLRKYRADKKIDRHVYRDLYVRAKGNVFRNKRNLVEHIHKIKNEKKKERQLAEQLAAKHLRDEQNRNKARKQELRKREKERERARRDDAAAAAQKKKADAAKKSAAPAAKSAAPAAKSAAPAAKVAAPATKGAAPVKKSKK, via the coding sequence ATGGTGTCTCTGAAGCTGCAGGCTCGCCTTGCGTCGAGCATCCtcggctgcggccgcgcccGCGTGTGGCTGGACCCCAACGAGGCGGTGGAGATCCAGAACGCGAACTCGCGCAAGAGCGTGCGCAAGCTGATCAAGGATGGCTTCATCATCCGCAAGCCGGTGAAGGTGCactcgcgcgcgcggtggcgtAAAAtgaaggaggcgaaggaCATGGGGCGCCACAACGGCGTTGGCCGCCGCGAGGGTAGCCGCGAGGCCCGCATGCCGAGCAAGGAGTTGTGgatgcgccgcctgcgcattctgcgccgcctgctgcgcaagTACCGCGCGGACAAGAAGATCGACCGCCACGTGTACCGAGACCTGTACGTGCGCGCGAAGGGTAATGTGTTCCGCAACAAGCGCAACCTTGTGGAGCACATCCACAAGATCAAGAATgagaagaagaaggagcgccagctggcggagcagctTGCGGCGAAGCACCTGCGCGACGAGCAGAACCGCAACAAGGCTCGCAAGCAGGAGCTGAGGAAGCGCGAgaaggagcgcgagcgcgcgaggcgcgacgacgctgctgccgctgcgcagaagaagaaggcggaCGCCGCGAAGAAGTCtgccgcgcctgccgcgaagtctgccgcgcctgccgcgaagtctgccgcgcctgccgcgAAGGTTGCTGCCCCCGCCACGAAgggtgctgcgccggtgaAGAAGTCGAAGAAGTAA
- a CDS encoding putative 60S ribosomal protein L19 produces the protein MVSLKLQARLASSILGCGRARVWLDPNEAVEIQNANSRKSVRKLIKDGFIIRKPVKVHSRARWRKMKEAKDMGRHNGVGRREGSREARMPSKELWMRRLRILRRLLRKYRADKKIDRHVYRDLYVRAKGNVFRNKRNLVEHIHKIKNEKKKERQLAEQLAAKHLRDEQNRNKARKQELRKREKERERARRDDAAAAAQKKKADAAKKSAAPAAKSAAPAAKVAAPATKGAAPVKKSKK, from the coding sequence aTGGTGTCTCTGAAGCTGCAGGCTCGCCTTGCGTCGAGCATCCtcggctgcggccgcgcccGCGTGTGGCTGGACCCCAACGAGGCGGTGGAGATCCAGAACGCGAACTCGCGCAAGAGCGTGCGCAAGCTGATCAAGGATGGCTTCATCATCCGCAAGCCGGTGAAGGTGCactcgcgcgcgcggtggcgtAAAAtgaaggaggcgaaggaCATGGGGCGCCACAACGGCGTTGGCCGCCGCGAGGGTAGCCGCGAGGCCCGCATGCCGAGCAAGGAGTTGTGgatgcgccgcctgcgcattctgcgccgcctgctgcgcaagTACCGCGCGGACAAGAAGATCGACCGCCACGTGTACCGAGACCTGTACGTGCGCGCGAAGGGTAATGTGTTCCGCAACAAGCGCAACCTTGTGGAGCACATCCACAAGATCAAGAATgagaagaagaaggagcgccagctggcggagcagctTGCGGCGAAGCACCTGCGCGACGAGCAGAACCGCAACAAGGCTCGCAAGCAGGAGCTGAGGAAGCGCGAgaaggagcgcgagcgcgcgaggcgcgacgacgctgctgccgctgcgcagaagaagaaggcggaCGCCGCGAAGAAGTCtgccgcgcctgccgcgaagtctgccgcgcctgccgcgAAGGTTGCTGCCCCCGCCACGAAgggtgctgcgccggtgaAGAAGTCGAAGAAGTAA
- a CDS encoding putative glutamine synthetase: MKSMGDRHTQRSERGFERRHWVCVRMLRGGPATHESRCSFLGCTWLLDILPHFCHSSFNHVLFFNRYKYQQVVWYPLLRLGDWLKAHCSSPTTDNAATVTTNSITMSSSNKQTVRVTYIWLSGKDSHHDIRSKDRTMYLSQEHVAKHPKDLLANGVFPVWNFDGSSTGQAKGLDTEILLKPVNAFPCCLPRTSSKIPWILVLAECYLPSGEPTRDNSRATARETFEQCPEEHPWFGLEQEYFIMGRDGRPYGWPAHGFPAPQGAYYCSTGSKSAWGRKFCDQHYEVCLEMGLNISGTNAEVTPGQWEFQIGPCEGLEMGDQLTVARWVLLRLLEEEGLDADYHAKPIQGDWNGSGLHTNFSTESTRAENGLEVIHQYIDRLSKTVSKDIVFYGSENNERLTGKHETSKVSEFSAGVGTRCTSIRIPNAVASEGKGYMEDRRPAGDADPYLVTSRLFASCIGLETPSLDLASPTHERDWMRNAFK, encoded by the coding sequence ATGAAGTCTATGGgtgacagacacacacagaggagTGAGAGAGGATTTGAAAGGCGGCATTGGgtttgtgtgcgtatgcTGCGAGGCGGACCTGCTACACATGAATCTCGGTGCAGCTTTCTTGGCTGCACTTGGTTGCTTGACATACTCCCTCATTTCTGCCACTCTTCCTTCAATCACGTCCTTTTTTTCAACCGCTATAAGTATCAACAGGTAGTGTGGTATCCACTCCTAAGGCTGGGTGATTGGCTAAAAGCGCATTGCTCTTCTCCTACTACCGACAACGCGGCAACAGTGACAACAAACTCAATCACAATGTCCTCGTCAAATAAGCAGACTGTGCGTGTCACTTACATCTGGTTGTCCGGCAAAGATTCACATCATGATATTCGCAGCAAGGACCGAACGATGTACCTGTCTCAGGAGCATGTTGCAAAGCACCCGAAGGACTTGCTTGCCAATGGCGTTTTCCCGGTCTGGAATTTCGACGGCTCTTCCACTGGTCAGGCGAAGGGGCTAGACACTGAAATTCTGCTGAAGCCTGTTAATGCGTTTCCGTGCTGCCTCCCAAGGACGTCGTCAAAGATTCCGTGGATCTTGGTGCTCGCTGAGTGCTACCTTCCTAGCGGCGAGCCGACAAGAGACAATTCTCGTGCCACAGCTCGCGAAACATTCGAGCAGTGCCCCGAGGAGCATCCGTGGTTTGGCCTGGAGCAGGAGTACTTCATCATGGGACGTGATGGGCGCCCTTATGGATGGCCCGCTCACGGATTTCCCGCGCCGCAGGGGGCGTACTACTGCAGCACCGGCTCGAAGTCAGCGTGGGGTCGCAAGTTCTGCGACCAGCACTACGAGGTGTGCCTCGAGATGGGGCTGAACATATCAGGCACGAACGCGGAGGTGACTCCTGGACAGTGGGAGTTCCAGATAGGCCCCTGCGAAGGCCTCGAGATGGGCGATCAGCTGACTGTTGCGCGCTGGGTGCTTTTGCGTCTgctggaggaagagggtCTGGATGCGGACTACCACGCGAAACCGATTCAGGGTGACTGGAATGGAAGCGGCCTGCATACAAACTTCTCGACTGAATCGACCCGCGCTGAAAACGGCCTTGAGGTCATTCATCAGTATATCGACCGCCTCAGCAAGACCGTTAGCAAAGATATCGTATTTTATGGATCCGAGAACAACGAGCGGCTTACAGGCAAGCACGAGACGTCGAAGGTATCTGAGTTCAGCGCTGGCGTGGGTACCCGCTGTACTTCGATTCGCATCCCCAACGCGGTCGCCAGTGAGGGAAAGGGATACATGGAGGATCGCCGCCCTGCTGGTGATGCCGACCCGTACTTGGTGACCTCGCGTCTTTTTGCCTCGTGCATCGGCTTGGAGACACCGTCTCTCGATCTGGCGTCTCCGACACACGAGAGGGACTGGATGCGTAATGCTTTCAAGTAA